GTTCGCCACCGGCTACATGGTCGGGCTCATGGAGTGGGCGTGCATCGAGGCGATGGCGCCGCACATGGAGCCGGGGGAGGGGAGCGTCGGGACGCTCGTCAACGTCACCCACACCGCGGCGACCCCTCCCGGAATGACCGTCACGGTCCGCG
The window above is part of the bacterium genome. Proteins encoded here:
- a CDS encoding thioesterase, giving the protein MKETLKVGLEHVHTYRVPENKTVPHLYPEAKAFQEMPKVFATGYMVGLMEWACIEAMAPHMEPGEGSVGTLVNVTHTAATPPGMTVTVR